The proteins below come from a single Corynebacterium cystitidis genomic window:
- a CDS encoding phosphoribosyl-ATP diphosphatase, producing the protein MKNFDSLFAELSQKSQERPEGSATVKALDKGVHFIGKKIIEEAGEVWIASEYESDEALAEEISQLMYWTQVMMVSRGLTPDDIYKYL; encoded by the coding sequence GTGAAAAATTTCGATTCTCTTTTTGCCGAACTATCCCAGAAATCGCAGGAACGTCCCGAGGGCTCCGCGACCGTCAAAGCACTTGACAAGGGCGTGCATTTTATCGGCAAGAAGATCATCGAGGAAGCCGGAGAGGTCTGGATTGCCTCCGAATACGAATCTGACGAAGCCCTGGCAGAAGAGATCAGTCAACTCATGTACTGGACCCAAGTCATGATGGTCTCCCGAGGCCTGACCCCCGACGACATCTACAAGTACCTCTAG
- the hisG gene encoding ATP phosphoribosyltransferase, giving the protein MIKIAVPNKGSLSEAATEILAEAGYKSRGYTKALNIFDNANQVEFFYLRPTDIAIYVAAGHLDLGITGRDLALDSRAAVEEVLPLGFGASTFRFAAPAAQDWTLEKLAGKRIATSYPQLVEDYLATRGISAEVIRLDGAVEISIKLGVADAIADVVSTGATLRQQGLAPFSEPIVNSEAVVVKRADTETTPEMQVVLGRIKGILTARTYLMIDYNISRENLPAAAAITPGLSGPTVSPLSREGWVAVRAMVPQKNANAVMDQLAAVGGEAILASELRIARL; this is encoded by the coding sequence ATGATCAAGATCGCAGTCCCCAACAAAGGGTCCCTCTCCGAAGCCGCCACCGAGATTCTTGCCGAAGCCGGCTACAAGTCACGTGGCTACACCAAGGCGCTCAACATCTTCGATAACGCCAACCAAGTTGAATTCTTCTATTTGCGCCCCACGGATATCGCCATCTATGTTGCCGCCGGCCACCTCGACCTGGGCATCACCGGCAGAGACTTGGCGCTAGACTCCCGCGCCGCGGTCGAAGAAGTTCTACCGCTTGGATTTGGCGCTTCCACCTTCCGGTTTGCCGCACCGGCAGCGCAGGATTGGACGCTAGAAAAATTAGCCGGAAAGAGGATCGCCACCTCCTACCCACAACTCGTCGAAGACTACTTGGCCACACGAGGAATCTCAGCAGAGGTTATCCGTCTCGACGGTGCAGTCGAGATCTCAATCAAACTGGGCGTGGCTGATGCAATCGCCGATGTAGTCTCCACCGGGGCCACATTGCGCCAACAAGGCCTAGCCCCCTTTTCCGAGCCGATCGTGAACAGCGAGGCCGTCGTCGTTAAGCGCGCAGACACTGAAACCACACCAGAAATGCAGGTCGTGCTCGGACGGATCAAAGGTATCCTCACCGCCCGCACCTACCTCATGATCGACTACAACATCTCCCGCGAAAACCTCCCCGCAGCCGCTGCGATCACGCCAGGCTTGTCTGGCCCGACGGTCTCACCGCTTTCCCGCGAAGGGTGGGTAGCAGTGCGTGCGATGGTGCCACAGAAAAATGCCAACGCTGTCATGGACCAACTAGCGGCCGTCGGTGGGGAAGCGATCTTGGCGTCCGAGCTGCGAATCGCGCGCCTGTAA
- the aspA gene encoding aspartate ammonia-lyase yields MSTRTEEDLLGTVEVPSEHYYGVHTLRAVDNFQISRTRINDFPHFVRGMVQVKKAAAIANRRLHVLPKDIAEAIVWACDQILDEGHCMDQFPIDAFQGGAGTSLNMNTNEVIANLALEKMGQPKGAYDVINPNDHVNLAQSTNDAYPTGLRLGLYYAMQELIDELDRLQKAFRAKGDEFVDILKMGRTQLQDAVPMTLGSEFKAFGANLAEEQKTLKATAEALLEINLGATAIGTGVNTPSGYRDKVTDALREVTGLNITSSPDLIEATSDTGGYVSAHAAIKRAAMKMSKACNDLRLLSSGPRAGLNEINLPERQAGSSIMPAKVNPVIPEVVNQICFKVFGNDVTVSWAAEAGRLQLNVMEPVIAESLFESISLLGNGAKTLREKCIEGITANEDVCQGYVDNSIGIITYLNPFIGHHNGDLIGKEAAATGRGVRELILEKKLLDEETLDQVLSKSNLMHPEYRGKMYLDEQ; encoded by the coding sequence GTGTCAACACGGACTGAAGAAGACCTACTCGGTACTGTCGAGGTGCCCAGCGAACACTACTACGGCGTGCACACTCTGCGCGCCGTCGATAATTTCCAGATCTCACGCACCCGCATCAACGACTTCCCTCACTTCGTACGCGGCATGGTCCAGGTGAAAAAAGCGGCCGCGATCGCTAACCGCCGCCTGCATGTGCTACCAAAAGACATCGCTGAAGCCATCGTCTGGGCATGCGACCAAATCCTGGACGAAGGCCACTGCATGGACCAATTCCCGATCGACGCATTCCAGGGCGGGGCCGGCACCTCGCTGAACATGAACACCAACGAGGTTATAGCCAACCTTGCACTTGAAAAGATGGGGCAGCCAAAGGGCGCCTACGATGTGATCAACCCCAATGACCACGTCAACCTGGCACAGTCCACCAACGACGCATACCCCACAGGCCTGCGTCTCGGCCTGTACTACGCGATGCAGGAGCTAATCGACGAGCTGGACCGCCTGCAGAAAGCCTTCCGAGCCAAGGGCGACGAATTCGTAGACATTTTGAAGATGGGCCGCACCCAGCTGCAAGACGCCGTGCCAATGACGCTGGGATCGGAGTTTAAAGCCTTCGGCGCCAACCTAGCCGAGGAGCAGAAAACACTAAAAGCCACAGCCGAGGCGCTGCTCGAGATCAACCTGGGTGCAACCGCAATCGGCACCGGCGTGAACACCCCATCCGGCTACCGCGACAAAGTCACCGACGCCCTGCGCGAAGTCACCGGCTTGAATATCACCTCCTCTCCAGACTTGATTGAGGCCACCAGTGACACAGGCGGTTATGTCTCCGCTCACGCTGCGATTAAACGCGCTGCAATGAAGATGTCGAAGGCCTGCAATGACTTGCGCCTGCTGTCATCCGGCCCACGCGCCGGCCTCAACGAGATTAATCTGCCCGAACGCCAGGCCGGCTCGTCGATCATGCCGGCGAAGGTCAACCCAGTAATCCCCGAGGTGGTCAACCAGATCTGCTTCAAGGTCTTCGGCAATGATGTCACCGTCTCCTGGGCCGCCGAGGCTGGGCGACTGCAGCTGAATGTGATGGAGCCGGTCATTGCTGAGTCCTTGTTTGAGTCCATCTCCCTTCTCGGCAACGGCGCGAAGACCTTGCGCGAAAAATGCATCGAGGGAATAACCGCCAATGAGGACGTGTGCCAAGGCTACGTAGACAACTCAATCGGCATCATTACGTACCTCAACCCGTTCATCGGCCACCACAACGGCGACCTCATCGGCAAAGAGGCTGCTGCGACCGGCCGAGGTGTGCGCGAGCTGATCCTTGAGAAGAAACTTCTCGACGAAGAAACCCTGGACCAGGTCCTGTCCAAGTCCAACCTGATGCACCCCGAATATCGGGGGAAAATGTACCTCGACGAGCAGTAG
- a CDS encoding formate--tetrahydrofolate ligase has product MLSDVSIAQAHELRPITEIAEKAGISGDALIPYGKHMAKIDLSQVRKADKPGKVVLVTGVSPTPAGEGKSTVLIGLTDALAQLGHKAMVALREPSLGPVFGIKGGAAGGGYSQVVPMENINLHFTGDFHAITAANNTLAALVDNHIHQGNKLRIDPRRIVWRRCLDVNDRSLREVVTGLGGPKQGTPTETGFTITAASEIMAILGLATDLQDLKRRLANVTVGLTYEGKPVTAGELGAQGALTALLKEAVNPNLVQTLGGTPAFIHGGPFANIAHGCNTLIATTTAQQYADIVCTEAGFGSDLGAEKFFDIKARYGQLDIAGAVIVTTIRSMKYNGGVAREALTDENVDALRRGICNLERHVDNVRKFGVKPVVAVNLFTSDTDAEREFMRSWAADFGVDLAEATVWADGGDGATELAKKVVANFSTGSKPLYDPADGIEASIETIAREIYHADKVEYSVNAAHDLQMLKDNGWDTLPVCISKTQYSFSDDPKQLGAPEGHTLHVRKLQPRTGAGFVVALTGDVMLMPGLGKQPAAYGIDVNESGEITGLT; this is encoded by the coding sequence ATGCTTTCAGACGTATCTATCGCCCAAGCCCACGAACTGCGCCCGATCACTGAGATCGCCGAGAAAGCGGGCATTTCTGGCGACGCACTTATTCCATACGGCAAACACATGGCCAAGATCGACCTGTCCCAGGTGCGCAAGGCCGATAAGCCCGGCAAGGTGGTGCTCGTGACCGGCGTGTCACCGACACCTGCTGGCGAGGGTAAATCGACTGTGCTGATCGGTCTAACCGACGCCCTGGCCCAGCTGGGGCACAAGGCGATGGTGGCGTTGCGTGAGCCATCACTTGGCCCAGTGTTCGGCATTAAGGGTGGGGCGGCTGGCGGTGGCTACTCTCAAGTAGTGCCGATGGAAAATATTAACTTGCACTTCACTGGGGACTTCCACGCCATCACTGCGGCAAATAACACGCTGGCGGCCCTGGTGGATAACCATATCCACCAGGGAAATAAGCTACGCATCGATCCGCGTCGCATTGTGTGGCGCCGCTGCTTGGACGTTAACGACCGTTCCCTGCGCGAGGTGGTCACCGGTCTAGGTGGGCCAAAGCAGGGAACCCCGACGGAAACCGGGTTCACGATTACGGCTGCCTCCGAAATCATGGCCATCTTAGGCTTGGCTACCGACCTGCAGGATCTCAAACGCCGACTGGCCAACGTGACAGTCGGGCTGACCTACGAAGGTAAGCCGGTGACCGCTGGCGAGCTCGGGGCGCAAGGCGCGCTGACCGCCCTGTTGAAGGAGGCGGTGAACCCGAACCTGGTCCAGACTCTGGGTGGTACACCAGCATTCATCCACGGCGGCCCATTCGCCAACATTGCACACGGGTGCAACACTTTGATCGCTACCACTACCGCTCAGCAGTACGCCGACATCGTCTGCACGGAGGCCGGTTTCGGCTCTGATTTGGGTGCCGAGAAATTCTTCGACATCAAGGCACGTTATGGGCAGCTCGACATTGCTGGTGCGGTGATTGTGACCACGATCCGCTCCATGAAATACAACGGCGGGGTCGCGCGCGAGGCTTTGACGGACGAAAACGTAGACGCTTTACGGCGCGGAATCTGCAATCTCGAGCGACATGTGGACAATGTTCGCAAGTTCGGTGTGAAGCCGGTAGTGGCCGTGAACCTGTTTACCTCGGACACTGACGCTGAGCGCGAGTTTATGCGCTCTTGGGCTGCCGACTTCGGTGTGGACCTCGCCGAAGCAACCGTGTGGGCTGACGGCGGCGACGGTGCTACGGAACTGGCAAAGAAGGTTGTTGCGAATTTCTCGACGGGTTCCAAGCCGTTGTACGACCCGGCCGACGGCATTGAAGCTTCCATCGAGACCATTGCTCGCGAAATTTATCACGCCGACAAGGTAGAATACTCCGTCAACGCAGCCCACGACCTGCAAATGTTAAAGGACAACGGCTGGGATACGCTGCCTGTGTGTATCTCAAAGACCCAGTATTCGTTCTCGGACGACCCGAAGCAGCTCGGCGCGCCCGAGGGCCACACGCTGCATGTGCGCAAGCTCCAGCCACGCACCGGTGCCGGCTTCGTGGTGGCGCTTACCGGTGATGTGATGTTGATGCCTGGTTTAGGTAAGCAGCCTGCTGCTTATGGCATCGATGTCAACGAGAGTGGCGAGATCACGGGCCTGACCTAA
- a CDS encoding HNH endonuclease signature motif containing protein, producing MNTIDAIDAIDTLVQLGTSAMTLLGQLADVPAERVIARGAEHDTVRAYYKLADVYYGPCGSPKQQRLSREAATKNRHGMDRLKHIENYVARVDKNKDKWPLRRTLVEFVGHTNDFRRYARQQLAALEQPATDTPTRDYHVTKHAGSTDATLSVRGTQAEITEIDARIREYAETHDASVAEAAVAVMNTGGGEVIYGAKILIPYDVGMAMLDGEGDDALLSTTLATTLGATVTGHEAMRMKLGPIAEFVGLTNVDGPVSLSTGRLTGNDEPITTREALERLREAAQSGLGKAHNTRHEHSPEALKVAFQRSPTAKQRALLEAAQIVCGEEGCSVPAYRCEANHNVAYSRGGLTVLRNLSLLCPYHNGKAGAEERYRNIRGEVHRILPGGRMVRNEHPVAQRNPIRTLFETGFRSGP from the coding sequence ATGAACACAATTGACGCGATCGACGCGATCGACACACTAGTGCAGCTAGGCACATCAGCAATGACGCTGCTGGGCCAACTCGCCGACGTGCCAGCCGAACGCGTCATCGCCCGTGGCGCCGAACACGACACAGTGCGCGCCTACTACAAACTCGCAGACGTGTACTACGGGCCCTGCGGATCACCAAAACAACAACGCCTGTCGCGAGAAGCAGCCACGAAGAACCGCCACGGCATGGACCGGCTCAAACACATCGAAAACTACGTGGCACGCGTCGACAAGAATAAAGACAAGTGGCCGCTGCGTCGCACACTGGTTGAGTTTGTCGGGCACACCAACGACTTTCGTCGTTACGCACGACAGCAACTCGCAGCCTTAGAACAGCCGGCCACAGACACCCCTACCCGTGACTACCACGTGACCAAACACGCCGGATCCACTGACGCCACTTTGAGCGTGCGTGGAACCCAAGCCGAGATAACCGAGATAGACGCACGCATCCGCGAGTACGCCGAGACACACGACGCCTCCGTAGCCGAAGCCGCAGTAGCAGTCATGAATACCGGCGGGGGCGAAGTGATCTACGGCGCCAAGATCCTCATCCCCTACGACGTGGGCATGGCCATGCTCGACGGCGAAGGTGATGACGCCCTCCTGTCCACCACCTTGGCCACCACCTTGGGAGCTACCGTTACCGGACATGAAGCGATGCGGATGAAGCTGGGCCCGATCGCGGAGTTCGTCGGCTTGACCAACGTTGATGGCCCAGTGAGCTTATCAACGGGCCGTCTAACCGGCAACGACGAACCAATAACCACGCGAGAAGCTCTCGAACGGCTACGCGAGGCTGCCCAGTCCGGTCTTGGTAAAGCACACAACACACGACACGAGCATTCGCCTGAAGCACTCAAGGTAGCATTCCAACGCAGCCCCACCGCCAAACAGCGTGCGCTGCTTGAAGCTGCCCAGATTGTCTGCGGCGAAGAGGGCTGCTCGGTGCCCGCCTACCGCTGCGAAGCCAACCACAACGTCGCCTACTCCCGCGGGGGTCTTACGGTCCTACGAAACTTATCGCTGCTATGCCCCTATCACAACGGAAAAGCAGGCGCCGAGGAGCGCTATCGCAATATTCGCGGTGAGGTGCACCGCATCCTGCCCGGTGGGCGGATGGTACGCAACGAACACCCCGTTGCGCAGCGTAACCCCATCCGCACCCTGTTCGAAACGGGTTTTAGGTCAGGCCCGTGA
- a CDS encoding RecB family exonuclease, with translation MTPRPLALSPSRATDYQQCPLLYRFRAIDKIPEEPTLAQVRGTHVHAVLEELHSWPREQRTYPAAVKRIKPNWKALVDKHQEYAGLIDDETTYFIEVRTLVRGYFEMENPQGFDSASQELYVNTVLPNGVPVRGFIDRVDVAPTGEIRVVDYKTGKKPLPRYSASAQFQMRFYALVYWRLFDEIPTQLRLMYLKVIDSMFLAPSREELEYFERDLGELWAKIVADGRSGNFRPKTSKLCGWCSFQKLCPAFDGVPPEYPGWPGSAGDAPQTPQNN, from the coding sequence ATGACACCACGACCACTCGCGCTTTCGCCCTCCCGTGCCACCGATTACCAGCAGTGCCCCCTGCTCTACCGCTTCCGCGCCATCGACAAAATCCCAGAAGAACCCACCCTGGCGCAGGTGCGTGGCACCCATGTTCACGCTGTGCTCGAAGAGCTCCACTCATGGCCGCGCGAGCAGCGCACCTACCCCGCCGCCGTCAAACGCATTAAGCCGAATTGGAAGGCGCTCGTCGACAAGCACCAGGAATACGCAGGGCTAATCGACGACGAAACTACCTACTTTATCGAAGTACGCACACTGGTACGGGGCTACTTCGAAATGGAAAACCCACAAGGCTTCGACTCGGCATCGCAGGAACTTTACGTTAACACCGTACTGCCCAATGGGGTGCCCGTGCGCGGATTCATCGACCGCGTCGACGTAGCCCCCACCGGCGAAATCCGCGTCGTAGACTACAAAACCGGCAAGAAGCCCCTGCCCCGCTACTCGGCCAGCGCGCAATTCCAGATGCGGTTTTACGCGCTAGTATATTGGAGGCTTTTCGACGAGATCCCCACCCAGCTGCGGCTGATGTACTTAAAGGTGATCGATTCCATGTTCCTCGCTCCGTCACGGGAGGAACTCGAATACTTCGAACGCGACCTCGGCGAGTTATGGGCCAAGATCGTAGCTGACGGGCGCAGCGGAAACTTCCGGCCCAAGACATCAAAGCTGTGTGGCTGGTGCTCGTTTCAGAAACTCTGCCCCGCCTTCGACGGGGTACCGCCCGAATATCCGGGTTGGCCCGGAAGCGCAGGCGACGCGCCCCAAACCCCACAGAATAACTGA
- a CDS encoding M18 family aminopeptidase — translation MSQIRDLIDFIAASPSAFHAAREVADRLTAAGFTEHSCTRSGAHSALGTEPGGHVLVDGGAVVAYWIPEVPNPAFRIIGSHTDSPGFMLKPTPDFHAHGFHQLAVEVYGGPILASWFDRELTFAGRIVLADGTSRLVNTGAVARIPHLAIHLERSQELQPDKQAHMQPIMGAGQSESIMDVVAEAADVDKRYIVSHELISADAQEGVVFNDMVAAGRLDNLSSVYASMTALLGAIDEAQDIVVLAAFNHEEVGSQSTTGASGPLLERCLTTIARAFGDPFEMFAASSLVSADAAHSVHPNYAGKHDPTHRPLLNEGPVLKINANQRYASDAVTEALWINACRAADVPVQTFVGNNSVPCGSTIGPLAATRLGIRTVDVGVPLLSMHSARELAGTQDQLWFARALTAYLAGN, via the coding sequence ATGAGCCAGATTCGTGACCTGATTGATTTCATCGCCGCCTCACCGTCCGCGTTTCATGCGGCGCGCGAGGTTGCTGACCGCTTGACTGCTGCCGGGTTCACCGAGCACTCGTGCACGCGCTCCGGTGCACACAGCGCGCTGGGCACGGAGCCGGGCGGGCATGTGCTTGTCGACGGTGGCGCTGTAGTCGCCTACTGGATCCCGGAGGTGCCCAACCCGGCGTTTCGCATTATTGGTTCGCATACGGATTCGCCCGGTTTCATGCTGAAGCCCACGCCGGATTTTCACGCGCATGGGTTTCATCAGCTCGCGGTGGAGGTGTATGGTGGGCCGATTTTGGCGTCCTGGTTTGATCGCGAGCTCACGTTTGCCGGGCGTATAGTGCTTGCTGACGGAACCTCCCGTCTGGTCAACACGGGTGCGGTGGCCCGCATTCCGCATTTGGCGATCCACCTGGAGCGTTCTCAGGAGTTGCAGCCGGATAAGCAGGCACATATGCAGCCGATTATGGGGGCGGGCCAGTCAGAGTCGATCATGGATGTGGTGGCTGAGGCAGCGGACGTCGATAAGCGCTATATTGTGTCGCATGAGCTGATCAGTGCCGATGCGCAAGAAGGTGTGGTTTTCAACGACATGGTGGCCGCTGGGCGCCTGGATAACCTGTCGAGTGTGTATGCCAGTATGACGGCACTGCTTGGCGCCATTGACGAGGCGCAGGACATTGTGGTGTTGGCTGCGTTTAATCATGAGGAGGTTGGTTCGCAGTCCACGACCGGGGCTAGCGGGCCGCTGCTCGAGAGGTGCTTAACGACGATCGCCCGTGCCTTCGGGGATCCTTTCGAGATGTTCGCGGCAAGCTCGTTGGTCTCGGCTGATGCGGCGCACTCTGTGCACCCGAACTATGCAGGCAAACACGATCCGACGCACCGGCCGCTGCTCAATGAGGGCCCTGTGCTGAAGATCAATGCGAACCAGCGCTACGCCTCTGATGCGGTGACTGAGGCGCTGTGGATCAATGCGTGCCGTGCCGCGGATGTGCCGGTGCAGACTTTTGTGGGAAATAATTCGGTGCCGTGCGGGTCAACGATCGGGCCGCTTGCTGCCACCCGGTTGGGAATCCGCACCGTGGACGTTGGTGTGCCGCTGCTGTCTATGCATTCGGCGCGCGAGCTGGCGGGCACCCAAGACCAACTATGGTTTGCGCGCGCTCTTACGGCATACTTAGCCGGTAACTAA
- a CDS encoding tRNA (adenine-N1)-methyltransferase: MYSGPFQPGDKVQLTDAKRRHFTIELVPGAEYHTHKGAIRHDDIIGADEGCVVKSTMGSDYLCFRHLLVDHVLSMPRGAAVIYPKDAAQILVEGDIFMGARVLEAGAGSGALSMSLLRAVGPEGHVFSYEIRDDHLQFAKDNVAEYFGGSPQWWSPRLGDFGEVTADDLGGPVDRVILDMVEPWHFIDTVKNILIPGGVFMTYVATVPQLMNIMEGIRQAKCFTEPRAWETLLREWKVDGLATRPEHRMNAHTAFLVWTRRLADGVTPPRPQRKARR; the protein is encoded by the coding sequence TTGTATTCCGGACCTTTCCAGCCAGGCGATAAAGTTCAGCTGACTGATGCTAAGCGCCGCCATTTCACCATCGAGCTGGTCCCGGGTGCTGAGTACCACACCCACAAGGGCGCCATCCGACACGACGACATTATCGGCGCCGACGAAGGCTGCGTGGTGAAATCCACGATGGGCAGCGACTACCTCTGCTTCCGCCATCTCCTGGTCGACCATGTGCTCTCGATGCCACGCGGAGCTGCCGTGATTTACCCGAAGGACGCAGCCCAAATCCTTGTCGAAGGCGACATTTTCATGGGCGCGCGTGTGTTGGAAGCTGGCGCTGGCTCCGGCGCGCTGTCGATGAGTTTACTGCGCGCGGTGGGCCCGGAAGGCCACGTCTTCTCTTATGAGATCCGCGATGATCACCTCCAGTTTGCCAAAGACAACGTGGCGGAATACTTCGGTGGGTCGCCGCAGTGGTGGTCGCCGCGCTTGGGGGACTTCGGCGAGGTCACTGCCGATGACCTTGGCGGGCCTGTTGACCGCGTCATCCTAGACATGGTGGAACCATGGCACTTCATCGATACGGTAAAAAATATCCTCATCCCGGGTGGGGTGTTCATGACCTATGTGGCTACCGTGCCGCAGCTGATGAACATCATGGAAGGGATCCGCCAGGCCAAGTGCTTCACCGAACCGCGTGCTTGGGAGACCCTGCTGCGCGAGTGGAAAGTAGATGGGCTGGCTACCCGCCCAGAGCACAGGATGAATGCGCACACCGCCTTTCTTGTGTGGACGCGCCGACTTGCCGACGGGGTGACACCACCACGACCGCAGCGCAAGGCGCGTCGTTAA
- the arc gene encoding proteasome ATPase, whose translation MSTEEVFNENKELKRTNHSLSSRNAKLAQLLRQSRDQLQDLHAQIDALGEPASTYGIFLAGSHRGKEAEVFTSGRQMRLKVSPNIEPGTLEPGHLVRLGEGLVVVEACGFPTSGTLATLIEKVGTRRAIVADQLGNESLVHLTLPLRTKARAGDTVLIDAKAGYAVERVEKTEVSQLSLEQIPDVSYDDIGGLGPQIETIQDSVELPFSHPELYKQYDLLPPKGLLLYGPPGCGKTLIAKAVANSLSQRIGDGGRAYFLNIKGPELLNKFVGETERRIRLIFERARELAGEGRPVIIFFDEMESIFRTRGSGVSSDMETTVVPQLLTEIDGVEGISNVIVIGATNREELIDPAILRPGRLDIKVRIDRPDRAGAADIFSRHLTDAIPLAQPVDELIESAVAALFAPRPYVRLELVDGTSEVLNYSDFVSGAMIANIVDRAKKLAIKDHIAGVSTAGLSADHLRAAVRAEQNESEDLPNTSNPEEWSRIAGRHGTRVVAVSVATVH comes from the coding sequence ATGTCCACCGAGGAAGTCTTCAATGAAAACAAGGAGCTGAAGCGCACCAACCATTCGCTCAGTTCCCGTAACGCGAAGCTTGCGCAACTGCTGCGCCAGTCGCGCGACCAGCTTCAGGACCTACACGCCCAGATCGACGCGCTGGGCGAACCCGCTTCTACCTATGGCATTTTTCTTGCCGGCTCCCACCGCGGCAAGGAGGCGGAGGTGTTTACTTCCGGCCGGCAGATGCGTCTGAAGGTGTCGCCAAATATTGAGCCCGGCACTCTCGAACCGGGCCACCTGGTGCGTCTGGGCGAGGGCCTGGTTGTGGTGGAGGCATGTGGCTTTCCGACGTCAGGCACTCTGGCCACCTTGATTGAGAAGGTGGGTACCCGGCGCGCTATCGTGGCAGATCAGTTGGGTAATGAGTCGCTAGTCCATCTTACTTTGCCGTTGCGGACGAAGGCGCGTGCTGGGGACACCGTGCTTATCGACGCCAAAGCCGGCTATGCGGTGGAGCGCGTGGAGAAAACTGAGGTCTCGCAGCTGTCGCTGGAGCAAATCCCTGATGTTTCCTACGACGATATTGGTGGTCTTGGCCCCCAGATTGAGACGATCCAAGATTCTGTTGAGCTGCCATTTTCCCACCCTGAACTGTATAAACAGTATGATCTTCTACCGCCGAAGGGACTGCTGCTCTATGGCCCTCCGGGGTGCGGGAAAACGCTGATCGCGAAGGCGGTGGCGAATTCGCTGAGCCAGCGCATCGGCGATGGTGGACGCGCCTACTTTCTGAATATCAAAGGTCCCGAGCTGCTGAATAAGTTCGTCGGGGAGACGGAGCGTCGCATTCGCTTGATCTTTGAGCGCGCCCGCGAGCTAGCAGGAGAGGGCCGGCCGGTGATCATTTTCTTTGATGAGATGGAGTCAATTTTCCGGACTCGTGGCTCTGGGGTGTCATCTGATATGGAAACCACGGTGGTGCCGCAGCTTCTCACCGAGATCGATGGTGTGGAGGGGATCTCCAATGTGATCGTCATTGGCGCGACCAACCGCGAGGAGCTTATTGACCCCGCTATTTTGCGCCCGGGCCGCCTCGATATCAAGGTGCGCATCGACCGACCCGATCGCGCCGGTGCCGCCGATATTTTCTCCCGCCACTTGACTGATGCCATCCCGTTGGCCCAGCCTGTCGATGAGTTGATTGAGTCTGCTGTGGCGGCGCTGTTTGCCCCGCGCCCGTATGTCCGCCTTGAGCTTGTCGACGGCACCTCCGAGGTGCTGAACTACTCGGATTTCGTCTCCGGTGCGATGATTGCCAATATTGTGGACCGGGCTAAAAAATTGGCCATTAAGGACCATATTGCGGGCGTTTCGACGGCTGGTCTTTCTGCCGATCACCTCCGCGCGGCGGTTAGAGCCGAGCAAAATGAGAGTGAAGATTTGCCCAACACGTCAAACCCTGAGGAATGGTCACGGATAGCCGGGCGCCATGGCACCCGTGTTGTGGCTGTCTCAGTTGCGACTGTTCACTAG